Genomic DNA from Deltaproteobacteria bacterium:
GGTCAACATGGTGGCCTACAACAGCGAGCTGGTAGCGCCGGCGGAACTGCACTCGTTCTGGGATCTGTTGCACGAGAAGTGGCGCGCCAAGATCGTCGTCATCGATCCACGCGCCACCGGCTATGGCCGCAGCGGCGCCCGCGCCGCCTATTTTCATCCCCAACTCGGCGGCGAATTTTTACGCCGCTTGTTTACCGAACAGGTCGTGATGGTGTCGCGCGATTATCGGCAGGCGATCGATTGGCTGGCGCAAAAACGATTCGCGATCATGTTGTTCGGTAACGGCGACGATGTTTTGCAGGCCAGAGCGCAGGGCTTACCGGTAAACGTCGTCGACACCGGGGTTTGGAAAGAAGGCGGCATGTTGGAGCCGGGAGCCTTTACTGTCGCCTGGGCGGATAGATCGCCGCATCCAAATGCTTCCAAGGTGTTTATCAATTGGCTACTGTCGCGCGAAGGGCAGTTGGCGGTGCAGCGCGACGGCGGTGTCAACGATTCGCTTCGCCTCGATATTTCCAAGAGCGAAGTGCGCCCGATGGCGCGGCGCAAGGATGGCGCGAAGTATATGGTCACTTGGAAAGAAGAGTGGATCGACGCCGAGCCGATGCAAAAAGTTGTCAATCAGGCGTTGGCCAAGAGCGGTAGGAAGCCGTGAGTGAATTTACCCTCGCCCATTCCGATGGGAGAGGGGAGGGTGAGGGCGCGGACGTGGTGGCGAGGGGATAATTTGAGATAGGAGAAGTTTATGATCAGCCGAGAAGACAACGAACGACTGACGCAGATCAAAGCCGGCACGCCGGTGGGCGACTTGCTGCGGCGTTATTGGTATCCGATCGCGGCGGTGTCGGAGTTGGCGCGCCATCCGACTAAGTTCGTGAAAATTCTCGGAGAAGAGTTGGTGTTATTCAAAGACGCCAATGGCAAGCTCGGTTTGATCGATGCTTACTGCGCCCATCGCCGGGCCAATCTGGTTTACGGCATGGTGGAGCAAGATGGTTTGCGCTGTCCGTATCATGGTTGGATGTTCAACCGCGCCGGCCAGTGCGTCGAGCAGCCCTTCGAAGAGACGCTCAACAAATGCTTCAAAGAAAAAATTAAACTGACCAGCTATGTCGCCGAGGAACTTGGCGGCTTGATCTTCGCTTATCTCGGGCCGCAGCCGGCGCCGCTGGTGCCGCATTGGGATTTACTAGTCGACGATCAATACTGGCGCGAGATCGGTTACACCATGACCGCCTGCAACTGGATGCAGACCGTGGAAAATATCTTGGACCCGGTGCATGTCGAGTGGCTGCATGGGGTGTTTCGCAACTACGCGGCGGAGCGCACCGGTAATCCGGAATTACTCCGTCGGCGCGTGCGCCATCAGCGGATCGGCTTCGATCTCGCCGAGTACGGCATCATCAAGCGGCGTATCTTGGAAGGCGAGACCGAAGAGTCCGACGACTGGAAATTCGGCCACTGGCTGGTTTTCCCGACGACGCAAAAGGGACCGGACATGCTGCGCTTCCGCGTGCCGGTGGACGAGACGCACACGGCGCAGTGGTATTATTCGGCGCATCCCTTCGGAGAAGGCGAGCGGCAAAGCGATGAACAGATGCCGCTCTATCATATGCCGTCGCCGCAGTTGGACCAGCATGGCCAGCCGCAGTTTCAATATTTAAACAACGACGTCGATCCGCAGGACAACGCGATTTTTATTTCCCAGGGTCCGGTTTACGATCGTACTAAAGAGCGGCTCGGCGAATCCGATCGCGGCGTCGTGCTCTATCGCCATCTGCTCGACAATCAGATCAAGCTGATTCAAGCCGGCAAGGATCCGCTCAACATTTTTCGCGATCCGGCGAAAAACATCCGCATCGATCTCACCACCGAAAGCCGAGAAAATTTTCTCACCGGCCGGGCGGGGATGATACAGGGAATGCGGCGGCGCTACGCGCAGCGCTTCAAGCCGTTGGCTTAGAAGCGCCTAGCGGCGCTGTTCAAAACGATCAAGCCATTCAACAAGTTCAAAACGTTCGAAACCGCGTTTCGGGTGTCATTTTTCCGGGCCTGCTTTGTATCTCTCATCATCCCAACGAAATTTTGGGATGGCGGGAATTTTCCAGGCGATTAAAATCGTCACCGCGGTGACCAGTAACCCGCCGAAAACCGTGGTTTCGCGCACGCCGATGAGGGGGATCAGCAAACCGGACTCCACTTGGCCGAGGGGATGGAGGCCGCGATTGCTCAATTGAAAAACGCCCATCACCCGGCCGCGAAATTTGTCCGGCGTGATTAGCTGCATGATCGTGCCGCGCGCCGCGCCCCAGACGGTGTCGGTCATGCCGATGAAGGTCATGAGCAATAATGCGATGGCGAAAGTCGGCGCCAGGCCGAGCAGTGCGAATGCAGCGCCGTAAAGAATCGCCGTGACGATCAAAATTTTTCCCTGATAGGGGCGTTGGCCGACGGCGAGATAAATACTCGAACCGATGACGGCGCCGAGGCCGCGCGCCGATTGTAACAATCCGAAGCCATGGGCGCCGACGCGCAGCACGTCGCTGGCCATCACGGTCAGCATGGTGTGGTCCAAACCGAAGACCGAACCGATCGCTTCCATGACGGTGAGGCCGAGAATCACTGGCCTAGCCACGATATATTTGAATCCTTCCTGAGTTTCCGACATAAAGTGGCGCGGGCGATTTTCTTCTGCTTTCGCTTTTACGCGCAGTAGCAACAGCGTGACGACGACGACAAGAAAGCTCGCGGCGTTGGCGTAAAAGGCGCCGGCAGTGCCCATCAAACTAATCGCGACGCCGCCGAGGGACGGACCGATAAGCGCCGAGCCTTTCCACAGCAATGAGTTGAGCGCGACGGCATTGGGCAGCGCCGCGCGCGGTACTAGCGCGGGAAACATCGCCTGGCGCGCCGGGCCGTCGAAGGCGCCCACCGCGGCGCTCAAAAACGTGAACGTGTAGATGTGCCAAGGTTGGATTTGGCCGAAGTGGTCTAAGATGCCCACCGAGAGCGACAGCGATCCTAAAGCAACTTGCGTCCACAAGAGCATCCAACGCCGGTCGTAGCGATCGGCGAAGGTACCGCTGATGACGCCGAGACTGAGCGCCGGAATCGCGCGAAAGATGCCGTTCAAGCCGAGCAGCACCGCCGAACCTGTGAGTTGATAAAGCAGCCAACTGGTGGCGGTCATCTGCATCCAGGTGCCGATGTTGGAAATTAATTGACCCGACCAGAACAGGCGGAAGTCGCGATAGCCGAGAGCGGCGAGGCGGCCGATGGGTTGAGAGTTAGTTTCAGTGGAGTCGTCGACGGTCATTCCAGAATTCTCAGTGAGCGTCTCGCGACAAGCAAATATCGAGGTGTCATCCCGAACGAAGGTGAGGGATCTGAGATTTCTCGCTGCGCTCGAAATGATAGGCGGGAGGTGTGGTCCACCGACAAGAGGCGACGATGGTTCAGTTCAAATCCCAGTACGCAAAGCCCATGGCGCAGCCGACGCCGGTTTTGGTGCGGTAAAGTGGCGAATATTCGATGACGCTGCCGGGTTTATTGGCCGCGCCGGCGATGACGATCCAGTTTAAAATTTCCGAAGTACCTTCGCAAAAAATCGTCGATGGCATGGCGGCCATGTAATTCGTGTCGTTGGACTTCAACGCTTTGAGAAAGCCGGCGTCGAGGGCTTCGTCGATTTTGGTGTGGCTGAGGCCGCCGGATGCGGCGATGACGACGCGCTCGTTGCTCGGGTATTCGCGAATCAAAGCCGCGAGAGTTTGGCCGAACTGCACGCAGCGCTTGGCCGATGGCGCCGGCGGATAATAGGTGTTGACCATCACCGGAATCACTCGGCAATTATTTTCCGGCACGAGAAACTTGAGCACCCGGGCGAAGGCGTGGCCGAGGCCGCCGTCGTAGCGGGTTTTCTTCGAGTAACTTGGATCGAAGCCATGATCCATTAATCCATGGATCATGGCTTCGGCCATCTTGGCGTCGATGTTGTACCTGGTGCGGTTTTCCGACTTGGCTTGATTCAAGTAGCGCAAGCTCAGACTCGCTTCGGCGTCGGCGCCCATGAAAATCGTGAACGGTGGCATGTTGTCATCGACGAGATTCTCATGCTGGTCGTCGCCGACGACGATCACGACATCGGGTTTGAGCGCGGCGACTTTTTGCCGCAGCTGCTCAATCGCGCTCATGCAACCGTTCCACTTGGTCCACTTGACGTCGTCGGTTTCTTTTTCCAATTCCGGTTTGTCCGGCAGACTCTCGCCCTTGCGAGTATTCAAAAGGTGCCAATGACTCGGATCGAGCATCAATTGTGGGGCGTGGGACATGGCCACGCAACCGACTAGGTTTGCCATAAAGAAAATTCCAAATTGGGTTGGAGTACTGGAGTGATGGAGTGTTGGGTTCAGATCCGGAACCCCATTACTCCAGTACTCCATCACTCCAATCTTCTTCCTGCTTACGCGTGCGCCGCTTTCATGTCGGAAAGTTCCGGCACCGACAAATTCAACTTGAACCAGCTCGCGCCGCTGTCGTCGCTGCCGAACAGGTCGCCGTTGCGCTGGGCGGCGTACATGTTGTTGGCGTTCGCCGGATCGAAGGCGAAGCTTTCGACGAA
This window encodes:
- a CDS encoding extracellular solute-binding protein encodes the protein MKIIVGIFLIVFASVVSDVQAAQSDVTGANWQSEWERTVKAAEQEGEIAYYTLGDFNFLGEFEKKFSRIKVKVVQGKGNELLARIMAERRGGRFLADVARIGNTSPYALYLAKALQPIAPAFILPEVKDESKWWSGKHQYIDSEGKYIFVPVGSVSVNMVAYNSELVAPAELHSFWDLLHEKWRAKIVVIDPRATGYGRSGARAAYFHPQLGGEFLRRLFTEQVVMVSRDYRQAIDWLAQKRFAIMLFGNGDDVLQARAQGLPVNVVDTGVWKEGGMLEPGAFTVAWADRSPHPNASKVFINWLLSREGQLAVQRDGGVNDSLRLDISKSEVRPMARRKDGAKYMVTWKEEWIDAEPMQKVVNQALAKSGRKP
- a CDS encoding aromatic ring-hydroxylating dioxygenase subunit alpha gives rise to the protein MISREDNERLTQIKAGTPVGDLLRRYWYPIAAVSELARHPTKFVKILGEELVLFKDANGKLGLIDAYCAHRRANLVYGMVEQDGLRCPYHGWMFNRAGQCVEQPFEETLNKCFKEKIKLTSYVAEELGGLIFAYLGPQPAPLVPHWDLLVDDQYWREIGYTMTACNWMQTVENILDPVHVEWLHGVFRNYAAERTGNPELLRRRVRHQRIGFDLAEYGIIKRRILEGETEESDDWKFGHWLVFPTTQKGPDMLRFRVPVDETHTAQWYYSAHPFGEGERQSDEQMPLYHMPSPQLDQHGQPQFQYLNNDVDPQDNAIFISQGPVYDRTKERLGESDRGVVLYRHLLDNQIKLIQAGKDPLNIFRDPAKNIRIDLTTESRENFLTGRAGMIQGMRRRYAQRFKPLA
- a CDS encoding MFS transporter, with the protein product MTVDDSTETNSQPIGRLAALGYRDFRLFWSGQLISNIGTWMQMTATSWLLYQLTGSAVLLGLNGIFRAIPALSLGVISGTFADRYDRRWMLLWTQVALGSLSLSVGILDHFGQIQPWHIYTFTFLSAAVGAFDGPARQAMFPALVPRAALPNAVALNSLLWKGSALIGPSLGGVAISLMGTAGAFYANAASFLVVVVTLLLLRVKAKAEENRPRHFMSETQEGFKYIVARPVILGLTVMEAIGSVFGLDHTMLTVMASDVLRVGAHGFGLLQSARGLGAVIGSSIYLAVGQRPYQGKILIVTAILYGAAFALLGLAPTFAIALLLMTFIGMTDTVWGAARGTIMQLITPDKFRGRVMGVFQLSNRGLHPLGQVESGLLIPLIGVRETTVFGGLLVTAVTILIAWKIPAIPKFRWDDERYKAGPEK